The Amycolatopsis umgeniensis DNA segment GGACACGGACGAAGACCGTCTGCTGTTCCTGCTGCGGCATCCCGAGGGGCGGTTGCTGCTGGCCATCGAGAGCGCGCGACTGGTCCGGGCGCCGGGCGAAGTGCGGCGGCTGCTCGGCGTGGACGTGCCGCCACCGGTGTGGTGGGTGGAAGGCCGTGCCCCGGAAGGCGACTCCGAAGCCGAGACGGCGGCACGGCGGTTCACCGCCGCCCTGGTCGCCGCGACCGGAGGAGAGTCGTGGGCGAGCCGATGAGCGGGCATCCCGGCGCCGACCGCGCCACCTCCGAAGCGCTCGTCGTCGAACAGTTCCGAGCGGTGGTTCCCGCCTCCACCTGGCTGATCGACGCGGCGAGGAACGCCGTCGAAAGCGGACGGACAATGCAACTCGTCACCGGCACGCGAAGCGGGCTCACCTATCCGCTGGAATCGCTGCTCGCCGACGCGCGCGCCGGCTGGGTCGTCCGTGAAGACTCCGGCGCGTATCGCGACGGTTTCCTCGGACTCGCACTGGACTGGGACGGAACCCGTTTCGTCCCGGAGGCGGGTGCGACGATCCCCACGCCGCGGGAGTACTCGCCGGGCAGCGGGGATCTCGAAGTCCGGATCACCACGTCGTATCCGGCGGGCGAACCGCTCCGGCTCGGCAGGAGCACCGAGATCGCGACGCGGGCACTCACCGGCGCCGGACCGGTCGGCTGGGGTGTCGCGGAACCGGTCACCGAACCGTGGTCGACCTCCGACATCGCCGCCCATTGCCGCCTCCGGGTGCCGAGACCGGTCTCTCTGGTCGTGGTCGGGGAAGGCGTGACGGGGCGGCTCCAGGTGTCGCAAGTGGACGACGACGTCGTCGAGGAGCTCCGGCTCAGCGGTCCGGCGGCGGGATCGGTGGACACCCACCGCATCGAAGAGCTGGCCGCCGACTGCGCGGGCACCGTGACACGCCTGGTCGTCGCCGCGCATCCCGGACGGATCCACGGCGTGCGGACCCCGGTTCCCGCGCCACCCGCGCTGCCCTACGGAGTCCTTTTCGGACACGAGCTCGTCTCCGCCTTCGGCGTGGCACACGCGCGCCGGACTCCGGCCGCGCGGGTGAAACTCCTGGGCACGGGCCCGCGCAAGGCTGTCTGGTGCCGGTTCGACGGCGGCACTTCGGCACCGTTCGAGCAACTCACCGACATCCTCCACCACTACGGCAAACCCGTCGGGAGCTGAACCAGTGAAGCGAAACCAGGTGGCCGCGATGGCCGCGGCGGTCGCCATGACGGCCCAGTTCTTCGGATTCACGCCCCCGGCACTGGCGGCTCCTCCGCCCGGCGCCTGTCACACCCCGGAACCGGCGCGATCGGCCGTACCGGCGCAGCCCTGGGCGCAACAGGTCCTCGATCCGCGGCGGGCGTGGCCGCACAGCCGGGGCGGCGGGGTGCTCGTCGCAGTGGTCGACTCGGGTGTCGACGCCGACCACCCGCAGCTGCGACAGCCGGGAAAAGTCCTTCCCGGCCGGGACTTCTATCTCGCCGGCAGCTATCCCGGCGCGTTCGACTGCGTGTCGCACGGAACCGGGGTGGCCGCCATCGTGGCCGCGGATCCGGCCTCCGGCATCGGTTTCCACGGAGTCGCCCCGGACGCGCGGATCCTGCCGGTGCGGATCAGCGATCGCGACGTCGGCGATCAGGGCGAGTCCTTGCGGATCGACCCTCAGGTCGTGGCCAACGGGATCCGGTACGCCGCGGACCAGGGCGCCAGGGTGCTGAACCTTTCGCTGGCCGGGCACGAGGACTTCGCGGTGATCCGCGACGCCGTCGCCTACGCGGTCGCGCGGGATGTCCTGGTGGTGGCCGCGGCGGGCAACGCGCAGCGGGACACGTCCACCGAACTGCCGTCCTATCCGGCTTCCTACCCCGGCGTGCTCGCGGTGGGGGCGGTGGACATCGACGGCGCGCGGATCCAGGGTTCCCAGATCGGCCGGTATGTCGACCTCGTCGCGCCGGGCGCCAAGGTGCTGACGGCGACGAGGGTGGCGGGCCACGCCTATGTCGACGGCACGAGTTTCGCCGCTCCGTTCGTCACCGGGACAGCCGCGCTGGTGCGCTCCGCCTGGCCCGGTCTCTCTGCCGCCGAAGTCGCGCGGCGGTTGGTGGCGACGGCGGCGCCGGCACGCGGCGGCCAGGGCAGTCCCGCCTACGGGGCGGGGCTGGTCGACCCGTACCGGGCGGTGACCGACGGCCTCGATCCGCAGAAACCCGCCGTCCTGCCCGCGTTCGTCCCGCCGCCGCCGGATCAGGCGCGGCTCGACCGGGAGGCAGGTGACGAGCGGACGGCGGAGATCGCGCAAGGGCTCACCGTCGCCGTGGTGACCGGAATCGTGCTGGCCGCGCTGATCGCGGTGATCGCGCCCCGAGGACGACGCCGCCGCTGGCGGCCCGCACGCGCGGCCGCCGTTCCGGATCAGCCTGCCGTCGTCGAACCACCGGAACAGGTCTTTTTGATCTCCGAGCCTTGAGCGGGCGCGCCTGTCGGGAAGGTCCGTGAAGGCCTCCTTCCCTACCCTCAAGGTAGTGAAGGAGGCCTTCACGGACACCCGGTGGCCCCAGGAGCACCAGCAGTCACAGCGGCCGCGCTTCGCAAGTACATGAAGGCCCCGCACACGAAAGAATCCCCGGAGCGCGAAGCTCCGGGGATTCTTCGGTGTGCGGGTCCGGCTAGCCGAAAAGGGCGCTGCACTGGGTGACGCAGTCCTGGTAGCCGTCCGCCGTCGAGCCCGTGGCGCGCCCCTGGTGCTGGCCGCGCTGGATGTCCTCGTCGGCGATCTTGCGATCCTGCATCACCGCGGCGTACATCTCTTCGTTGTTCTGGCCGCCCCAGAAGTCCTGCGAGCGCAACGCTTCGTGCCGCTGGTCGTCCAGCGACTGTTCGTGCTGGCCCATGGCGGTCTGCAGGCCACCGGCGATGGAGTGGAGGTCGCTGAACCTCGCCGAAATGAGTCCGTCGGACATTTCTTTTCCCCTTCGAGCGATCCGGCTAGATGACCTGGGAGATGGCGGTGGTCGCCTGGTCGTCCGCGTCGGAGTAGCGGCCGGCCGTCTGGACGATCCCATCGGCCATGGTGTCGATGTTCTGGGTGTTCGCGCTCCAGCTTCCCTGCCGGTTCATCTCGACCCCCTCGAACGCCCTGTTCGCCTGCCCGTTCCAGCTCCCGCTCAGCCCCTGGATGTTGCTGAGACTCGACTGCACCTGGGCGTTGATGTCCTCGCCGATGGACCTGGTCTTCAGGCCGAACGAGGACATTTCCGGTGTGGCGCCGTAGATCTGGTCGTTGGTCATGACTTCCTCCCTTCCACGACAGCGGTGATCCCTTACCCCGTCCAAGTTAGTGAGCGAGCACGGCTCCTTCCGGTGGTCGGCAGCTTCCTGCCAGCCCCGTCCCGGAGCCGGTCCGGTGGCGGACGATCGGTTTCGTGTCGACAGTCGTGGTGAAGCGCCCCACCCGCAGGCCGGGCCCGGAGATGCCGTCCGGTGAGCTGATCCTCCAGCCACCGCCGGAGATCCCGCCCCCGCCCGCCCGGCAGTGGGCCCAAGTGCTGATGGTGCTGCCGATGGTGGCGATGACGGCCGGGATGCTGCTGATGTATTCGGGCAGCATGACCGGGTCGATGCGGTTCGCCATCTACGGGATCATGGGCGTCGGCATGCTCGGCATGGTCGTCATGGGTTTCCTGCAGGGCGGCGGCCCGAGCAAACGGGAAATGGGCCACGCCCGCCGGAAGTACCTGCGGCATCTCGCCCAGCATCGGTTGCGCCTGCGGCGGTCGATCCGCAAACAGCGCGAGGCGATGGCGTATCTGCACCCGGATCCGGACACCTTGTGGTCGCTGGCGGGAAGCTACCGGTTGTGGGAGCGGCGCAAGGAAGACCCGGACTTCGGTGTCGCCCGCATCGGGATGAGCGCGCAGAACCCCGGCACCACCGTGGTCGCCCCCGACACCAAACCGCTCGAAGAGCTCGAGCCGCTGTCCGCGCTGGCGCTGCGGCGGTTCATCACCACCTATTCCACTGTGGACGACTTGCCGATCGCCATCGCGATCAGCGGTTTCAGCCGGGTGTACCTGCGCGGCGACACCGACGCCGCCCTCGGCATGCTGCGCGCGACGCTGGCCCAGCTGGCCACCCTGCATTCCCCCGACGACCTGCGGATCGCGATCTGCGCCGGTGAAGAACGCCGCGCGGCCTGGGAATGGACCAAATGGCTGCCGCACGCGCTGCATCCCGAGCGTTCGGACGCGCTCGGCCCGCTTCGCCTGGTGGCACCGAGCATCCCGGCCCTGGAGTCGATGCTGGAGGAGGAACTGGCCAAGCGGCCGAGGTTCGATCCCGAATCGGACGTCCGGCTGGCCGGGCCGCATCTGGTGGTGGTGCTCGACGGCGGAGCGGTCGCGGGCTCCTCCCACCTCATGGCGGGCGGCGGCGTCGAAGGGGTGACCGTCGTGGATCTGACCACGATGCCGCCGAGGGCACTGGACCGCACCACCGTCGTGCTCGCCGTCGACGAGGGTGGCGACATGCTCAGCGAGACGATCGACGGTGAGGCACCGCTGGGCAGGGCGGATCGGCTGGGGGCTGTCGCGGCCGAGGGGCTCGCGCGCCAGCTGGCGCCGCTGCGGCTGACCGCGGGCCTGCGGGGAGAGGCCCCGATGAGCACCGAACTCGGTCTCGCCGAACTGCTGGAACTGGGCGATCCGTACGAATTCGATCCGGCCGACACGTGGGAACCGAGGCCGAACCGGGACCGGCTCCGCGTCCAGTTCGGCATCCAGGCCGACGGCGCCCCGATCGAACTCGACCTCAAGGAATCGGCGCAGGACGGTATGGGCCCGCACGGCCTGCTGATCGGGGCCACCGGCTCCGGCAAATCGGAACTGCTGCGCACGCTCGTCCTCGCGCTGGCCGTCACGCACCCGCCGAGTTCGCTGAACTTCGCGCTGGTCGACTTCAAGGGCGGCGCCACTTTCGCCAGGCTCGACGCCTTGCCGCACACCAGCGCGGTGATCACCAACCTCGCCGACGAACTGCATCTGGTCGACCGGATGACCGACGCGATCAACGGCGAGCTGATCCGCCGTCAGGAACTGCTGCGGGCCGCGGGCAACTTCTCCTCCTTGCGCGACTACGAAAAGGCACGGGCGGCGGGAGCCCCGCTGCCCGAGGTGCCGACCCTGCTGGTGATCTGCGACGAGTTCTCCGAACTGCTTTCCGCCAAACCCGATTTCATCGACATGTTCGTCCAAATAGGACGGGTCGGCCGTTCGCTCGGCGTGCATCTGCTGCTCGCCTCCCAGCGCCTCGAAGAAGGCAGACTGCGCGGTCTGGAGACCCACCTGTCCTACCGGGTCGGGCTCCGCACGTTCTCCGAGATGGAGAGCCGGGCCGTCCTCGGGGTCACCGACGCCTTCAAACTGCCGCGTGCCCCCGGGCACGGGTTCCTCAAGGTCGGGACCGAGCCGATGGACAGGTTCCGCTCCGCCTACGTGTCCGGGGTGTACCAGCGGGCCGCCGGCGGCGGCGTGACCACCAACCCGGGGGAACGCCTGGTGCTGCGGGAGTACACCACCGCCTACGTCGCCGAGGAGTTCGACGTCGAGCCGGAGGAGAGCACCGAACCGGATGACGACACCGCCGTCGGCGAGACCTTGCTGGACATCCTGGTCGACCGCTTGGAGGGGCGGGGCACCCCGGCCCACCAGGTGTGGCTGCCGCCGCTTTCGGACTCACCGACGCTGGACGCCCTGCTGCCCCCGCTGGTCACGGATCCCCTGCGCGGCCTCACCGCCGGGGCGGGCGGTGCGCTGCGCCCGGTGCTGGGCATCGTGGACCGGCCGTTCGAACAGCGGCGAGACCCGCTGACGCTGGACCTGACCGGCGCGGCGGGGCACGTCCTGGTGCTGGGCGCGCCGCAGACCGGGAAGAGCACGGTCCTGCGCACGTTGATCACCAGCCTCGCGCTCACTCACACGCCTCGGGAAGTCCAGTTCTACTGCCTCGATTTCGGCGGTGGCACACTCGCCTCGATCGCCGGCCTGCCGCAGGTCGCCGGCGTTTCGGGCAGGCTCGACACCGGCGCCGTCCGGCGGACGGTCGCCGAGGTGTCGACGATCCTGGCCCAGCGGGAACGGATGTTCGCCGAGCACCAGATCGACGGGATCGCCACCTATCGCAGGCTGCGGGCCGAAAACCGGTTCCCGGCGGAACGACACGGCGACGTCTTCCTCGTCGTCGACGGCTGGCAGACGCTGCGCAACGACTTCCCCGAACTCGAGGAGACTGTCGGCGACATCGCCGCTCGCGGCCTGTCCTACGGCGTGCACGTCGTGGCGGGGTGCTCCCGGTCGTTCGATCTGCGGATGAACGTGCGGGATCTGTTCGCCAGCAGACTGGAACTGAAGATCGGCGATCCCATCGACTCCGTAATCGACCGGCGTGCCGCGATGAGCGTGCCCGCCGACGCGCCGGGCCACGGGATCGCCATGAGCGGGCACCAGATGCTGGTGGCGCTGCCCCGGATCGACGGTGTCACGGATGCGGACGACCTCGCCGACGGCCTCGGAGCGCTCGTCGAAGCGGTGAAGTCGGCTTGGCCGGGCGAGCCCGCGCCGTCGGTCCGGCTGCTGCCCGGAATCCTTCCCTACGAAGAACTTCCTCCCGCCGACGGGGTGGAAGGCGAAGAGCCGGGACTCGCTGTCGGGATCCACGAACGCGATCTGTCGCCGATGCGGCTCGACTTCGCCACCGACCCGCATTTCTTCGTGCTGGCGGACACCCAGAGCGGCAAGACGTCGTTCCTCCGGGTACTCGCCAAGCGGATCCAGACCACGTACCGGCCCGACGAGGCCCGCATCATCCTGGTCGACCATCGCCGGAGCCTGCTCGGCGAAGTGGGCGAAGACCACCTCCTCGGCTACGGCACCAACGACGAGCACAGCGGACGTCTGCTCGCCGAGACCGCGACGGCGCTGAAGAAACGGCTACCCGGCAAGGACGTCACCCCCGAGCAGCTGCGGAAGAGGAACTGGTGGCAGGGGCCGGAGATCTTCGTCCTCGTCGACGACTACGACATGGTCGCCACGCACAAGGAACATCCGCTCATGGCCTTGCTTCCGCTGATCGCGCAGGGTTCGGACGTCGGCCTGCACGTGGTGCTGGCCCGCCGCACCGGTGGCGCGGGCCGAGGCCTGTTCGAGCCTTTCCTCGGCAGGCTCCGGGAAGTGGGCACGCCCGGTCTGATGATGTCCGGCGACCGGGACGAAGGTCCGTTGCTGGGCGGGATGCGGGCGCAGGTCCTGCCGCCGGGACGCGGCTGGCTGGTGGACCGCCGGGGTCAGAAGGACCTGGTGCAACTCGCCTGGCTGCCCGTACAGGACTGAGCGCGACGACCGGAAACGACCTGAGGAGTGACTATGAGCGGTGACCACATCAAGGGCGACACGGACGCCATGCGGGAGTTCGCGTCGAAGCTCATGAGCAGCATCGAGGCGACCCCGGTCAGCCCCATCGCCCGGATCGGCGAGATGACACCGTGCCCCGGCGGGCTGTTCGACTACTGCCAGCACCTCACGCACGTGGAGAACGAAACCATTCCCAAGCTCCAGACCTTCATCACGAAGGTCGAGCAGGGATTCGCCGCTTACGCCGACTTCGTCCAGCAGACGGCCGTGAACTACCTCCGTGCCGACGAAGCGGGCCGCCAGGAGATCTTGACCGCTTTCGTCACCCGGCCCGTGGGATACACGCCGGAAGTCGATCCCCGGCTGCTCGACCCGAACGCCGGACGGCGCTGAGGGGGAGCCATGGCGTCCATCGAAGAGATGTACAACCAGATCTACGCCGAAGTGCAGGGTCACATCCCCAAGCTGGCGGCCACCCAGTGGCTGTGGAGACAGGCCAGGACCTGGATCGGCGATCAGGCGAAACTCCTGCACCAGCAGGCGAATCAGCTCGTCACCCAGGACCATTGGCCGGACGCGGCCGGACGGCAGTTCCTGGCCAGGGTGAACCAGGACCTCGCCGTCATGCGGTCCTGGACCGATCCGGGCTCGAGGGTCACCGTCGGGAACCACGTCACCACGTCGAACGTGTTCGACACCATCAACGCACTGGACAGCGGGCTGTGGGCGGCCCAGCGCGCCGCGGAGCGGCTGGTCATCCACTACAACGGACTGTCCGATGAGGACAAGGGCAAGCAGCGGCAGGACATCGATGGGAAGATCGCCGCGGAGATCACCAAACTCGTGCCGCTGTACACGGCCGCGGCGACGGGCATGCGGGGTGCCGTCGGCGTGGAATGGAAGGGGCCGCGGGCGGCCACTTCCCGGCAGGGCAGGCAGAATCCGGCCACGAACCCCGGACCCGCGTCGGCTTCTCCCGGTACCGCGCCGTCGCCCACCGAACCGCAACCGCAGGAGCCCGCGCCCACCGAACCGACGACGCCGGAGACCACGGATCCGCTCAAGGCCGCTCTCGAGGCGGCGCCGGGGGCCTTGGACGCGTTGAGCCAGGCGATGCAGTCGGCACAGCAACTGCTCGGCGGCGGAACAGGTTCACCACTCCCGACGCCGCTCGATCCCCTCGATCCGCTCGGCCCGGGAGACTCGCTCTCGCCCTTGGAAGTCGCGCAACGGCTCGCCCGCGTCGAAGGCACCTCGGAT contains these protein-coding regions:
- a CDS encoding DUF6177 family protein, with protein sequence MGEPMSGHPGADRATSEALVVEQFRAVVPASTWLIDAARNAVESGRTMQLVTGTRSGLTYPLESLLADARAGWVVREDSGAYRDGFLGLALDWDGTRFVPEAGATIPTPREYSPGSGDLEVRITTSYPAGEPLRLGRSTEIATRALTGAGPVGWGVAEPVTEPWSTSDIAAHCRLRVPRPVSLVVVGEGVTGRLQVSQVDDDVVEELRLSGPAAGSVDTHRIEELAADCAGTVTRLVVAAHPGRIHGVRTPVPAPPALPYGVLFGHELVSAFGVAHARRTPAARVKLLGTGPRKAVWCRFDGGTSAPFEQLTDILHHYGKPVGS
- the mycP gene encoding type VII secretion-associated serine protease mycosin, with the protein product MAAAVAMTAQFFGFTPPALAAPPPGACHTPEPARSAVPAQPWAQQVLDPRRAWPHSRGGGVLVAVVDSGVDADHPQLRQPGKVLPGRDFYLAGSYPGAFDCVSHGTGVAAIVAADPASGIGFHGVAPDARILPVRISDRDVGDQGESLRIDPQVVANGIRYAADQGARVLNLSLAGHEDFAVIRDAVAYAVARDVLVVAAAGNAQRDTSTELPSYPASYPGVLAVGAVDIDGARIQGSQIGRYVDLVAPGAKVLTATRVAGHAYVDGTSFAAPFVTGTAALVRSAWPGLSAAEVARRLVATAAPARGGQGSPAYGAGLVDPYRAVTDGLDPQKPAVLPAFVPPPPDQARLDREAGDERTAEIAQGLTVAVVTGIVLAALIAVIAPRGRRRRWRPARAAAVPDQPAVVEPPEQVFLISEP
- a CDS encoding WXG100 family type VII secretion target; amino-acid sequence: MTNDQIYGATPEMSSFGLKTRSIGEDINAQVQSSLSNIQGLSGSWNGQANRAFEGVEMNRQGSWSANTQNIDTMADGIVQTAGRYSDADDQATTAISQVI
- the eccCa gene encoding type VII secretion protein EccCa, whose protein sequence is MSTVVVKRPTRRPGPEMPSGELILQPPPEIPPPPARQWAQVLMVLPMVAMTAGMLLMYSGSMTGSMRFAIYGIMGVGMLGMVVMGFLQGGGPSKREMGHARRKYLRHLAQHRLRLRRSIRKQREAMAYLHPDPDTLWSLAGSYRLWERRKEDPDFGVARIGMSAQNPGTTVVAPDTKPLEELEPLSALALRRFITTYSTVDDLPIAIAISGFSRVYLRGDTDAALGMLRATLAQLATLHSPDDLRIAICAGEERRAAWEWTKWLPHALHPERSDALGPLRLVAPSIPALESMLEEELAKRPRFDPESDVRLAGPHLVVVLDGGAVAGSSHLMAGGGVEGVTVVDLTTMPPRALDRTTVVLAVDEGGDMLSETIDGEAPLGRADRLGAVAAEGLARQLAPLRLTAGLRGEAPMSTELGLAELLELGDPYEFDPADTWEPRPNRDRLRVQFGIQADGAPIELDLKESAQDGMGPHGLLIGATGSGKSELLRTLVLALAVTHPPSSLNFALVDFKGGATFARLDALPHTSAVITNLADELHLVDRMTDAINGELIRRQELLRAAGNFSSLRDYEKARAAGAPLPEVPTLLVICDEFSELLSAKPDFIDMFVQIGRVGRSLGVHLLLASQRLEEGRLRGLETHLSYRVGLRTFSEMESRAVLGVTDAFKLPRAPGHGFLKVGTEPMDRFRSAYVSGVYQRAAGGGVTTNPGERLVLREYTTAYVAEEFDVEPEESTEPDDDTAVGETLLDILVDRLEGRGTPAHQVWLPPLSDSPTLDALLPPLVTDPLRGLTAGAGGALRPVLGIVDRPFEQRRDPLTLDLTGAAGHVLVLGAPQTGKSTVLRTLITSLALTHTPREVQFYCLDFGGGTLASIAGLPQVAGVSGRLDTGAVRRTVAEVSTILAQRERMFAEHQIDGIATYRRLRAENRFPAERHGDVFLVVDGWQTLRNDFPELEETVGDIAARGLSYGVHVVAGCSRSFDLRMNVRDLFASRLELKIGDPIDSVIDRRAAMSVPADAPGHGIAMSGHQMLVALPRIDGVTDADDLADGLGALVEAVKSAWPGEPAPSVRLLPGILPYEELPPADGVEGEEPGLAVGIHERDLSPMRLDFATDPHFFVLADTQSGKTSFLRVLAKRIQTTYRPDEARIILVDHRRSLLGEVGEDHLLGYGTNDEHSGRLLAETATALKKRLPGKDVTPEQLRKRNWWQGPEIFVLVDDYDMVATHKEHPLMALLPLIAQGSDVGLHVVLARRTGGAGRGLFEPFLGRLREVGTPGLMMSGDRDEGPLLGGMRAQVLPPGRGWLVDRRGQKDLVQLAWLPVQD